In Bradyrhizobium paxllaeri, the genomic stretch CGCGTCGGCGGCCGTGCCCACACGATCATGGCCTCGCCCGACGTCACCTTCGACGTTGGCTGCGGCTGGCTGCATTCGGCGGACGAGAATTCCTTCGTCAAAATCGCCGAACAGCTCGGCTTCGAAATCAACCGATCACTGCCGCCCTGGCGCGAGCGCGCCCATGGCAAGGCGTTCCCGCAGGAAGACCGCGACGACTTCATCCGCGCGCTGAACGCATTCTATGACCGCGCCGAGCAGGCCGCGGCGGAAGCGGAGAAGAGCGGTCGCGACGCCGTCGCCAGCCTTTATCTGGAAGCCGGCAATCGCTGGAATCCGATGATCGACGCGATCTCGACTTACGTGAACGGCTGCGAGCTCGATCAGGTCTCCATTCTCGACATGGACGCCTATGAGGACACCGACATCAACTGGCGCGTCCGCCGCGGCTACGGCGCCCTCGTTGCAGCCTACGGCGCGACATGCCAAGTCGCGCTCAATTGCGCGGTGACGCTGATCGATCACGCAGGCAAGCGCGTCCGCATCGAGACCTCGCGAGGTTCGCTGACCGCGGACAAGGTAATCGTCACCGTGCCGACCAATCTGATCGCCGACGAATCGATCCGCTTTCACCCCGCGCTATCAGCCAAGGTCGACGCCGCGCGCGGCCTGCCGCTCGGCCTCGCCGACAAGGTGACGCTGGCGCTGGACGAGCCGGAGGCGCTGCCGATCGAGGGCAATCTGCGCGGCGCCACCATGCGCACCGCGATGGGCACCTATCACATCCGCCCATTCGGCCAGCCCTGCATCGAAGGCTTCTTCGGCGGCCGTTACGCGCAATCGCTGGAAGATGCCGGCGATGGCGCGATTGCCGCAGCCAGCATCGACGAGATCGTCTCATTCCTCGGCAACGATTTCCGCCGCAAGCTGAAGCCGCTCGCCGAGTCGCGCTGGGCCCACGACCCGTTTGCGCGCGGCTCCTACTCGCACGCGCTGCCGGGACATGCGGGGGATCGGGCGGTACTGGCAGCGCCGGTCGACGGCCGGCTGTTCTTTGCGGGAGAAGCGACCTCGCCGGAGTTCTTCACGACCGCGCACGGGGCGCGGGATAGCGGTGAGAGGGCGGCGGAGGAAGTGAAGGCTTCGCAGATCAAGTCTTGAGGCCTCGCACCGTCATTGCGAGGAGCGAAGCGACGAAGCAATCCATTTCTGAGCTTGCCGTGACATGGATTGCTTCGCTTCGCTCGCAATGACGATTGAGGCGATCTACTCCATCACCCTCGCCCGCATCTCCGCATCCGGCACGAAGCATTCTTCATACTTCCCGAAAATCCGATAGCGATTTTTCGCGACCAGACTGTAGACCGCATCCCGCAACGGTTTCGGCACGGCAAACAGCATGCGCGTCCATCGCCATCCCGGCAGCGCGCTCAGCACCGTCAGCGCCGCATCCGATTTGAAATATGCGACGCCGCCATGGACCACCGCGTTGGTGTCGGGATCATCGGGATCGATG encodes the following:
- a CDS encoding flavin monoamine oxidase family protein; translation: MTSLPSSVDVAIIGAGAAGLGAANALKDSGLSVLVLEARDRVGGRAHTIMASPDVTFDVGCGWLHSADENSFVKIAEQLGFEINRSLPPWRERAHGKAFPQEDRDDFIRALNAFYDRAEQAAAEAEKSGRDAVASLYLEAGNRWNPMIDAISTYVNGCELDQVSILDMDAYEDTDINWRVRRGYGALVAAYGATCQVALNCAVTLIDHAGKRVRIETSRGSLTADKVIVTVPTNLIADESIRFHPALSAKVDAARGLPLGLADKVTLALDEPEALPIEGNLRGATMRTAMGTYHIRPFGQPCIEGFFGGRYAQSLEDAGDGAIAAASIDEIVSFLGNDFRRKLKPLAESRWAHDPFARGSYSHALPGHAGDRAVLAAPVDGRLFFAGEATSPEFFTTAHGARDSGERAAEEVKASQIKS
- a CDS encoding thiol-disulfide oxidoreductase DCC family protein, yielding MIDWPDDDVILYDGVCVFCSRWVRFVATRDVARRFRFTAIQSAYGTRLAQAFGIDPDDPDTNAVVHGGVAYFKSDAALTVLSALPGWRWTRMLFAVPKPLRDAVYSLVAKNRYRIFGKYEECFVPDAEMRARVME